From Deltaproteobacteria bacterium, one genomic window encodes:
- a CDS encoding Do family serine endopeptidase, with translation MRRILQLAGIIGVFAAGMVFSPAIFSRSDRPDVPAGAERPAEIQSASAQQRRGSPAAPAQAPQVPPSIAAGLPSLAPLVKSVGPSVVNLKVQTKIRRAQVGQRQRPRTPFDEFFGPGFMDRFMEQMPSEIPRDSLGTGFIIDPSGLILTNNHVVENAEDITVVLRDRREFHAKIIGRDPKIDVALIQAEGADGLPMVDLGDSDQIEPGDWVVAIGNPFGLANTVTLGIVSAKGREIGMSNYDDFIQTDTAINPGNSGGPLISLDGRVVGVNTAINAAAQGIGFAIPINIVKDLLPQLKEGRVRRAWLGVFIQAMDKDLAEVLGLPEPKGALVSQVVKDSPADKAGIKDKDVILKFNNQPVEKQSDLPRVVAHSPMGQKMPVEVLRDGKVRTVDVVLTELKDDGSVEMGAGADQGPAPTDVIGIEVQNLTPELRSRAGVGPDVEGVIVTSVKPGSAAFQAGIRPGDVVVDAGNRTIRSSKDLVDAVKDARPSGRIMVRLLRQGQPRLLVIRLK, from the coding sequence ATGCGGAGAATCTTGCAACTGGCTGGTATTATTGGCGTGTTTGCGGCCGGGATGGTCTTTTCCCCCGCGATCTTCAGCCGCTCTGACAGGCCGGATGTCCCGGCCGGGGCAGAACGCCCGGCTGAAATCCAGAGCGCTTCGGCACAGCAGCGCCGCGGCTCGCCTGCCGCTCCGGCACAGGCCCCCCAGGTGCCGCCGTCCATAGCCGCGGGGCTGCCGTCACTGGCGCCACTGGTGAAATCGGTGGGCCCGTCGGTGGTGAACCTGAAGGTCCAGACCAAGATTCGCCGGGCACAGGTGGGCCAGCGGCAGCGTCCGCGAACCCCGTTCGACGAGTTCTTCGGGCCGGGTTTCATGGACCGGTTCATGGAGCAGATGCCCAGCGAGATTCCCCGTGACAGTCTCGGGACCGGATTCATCATTGACCCGTCGGGACTGATCCTGACGAACAATCATGTGGTCGAGAATGCCGAGGATATCACCGTCGTGCTCCGGGACCGCCGGGAGTTCCATGCGAAGATCATCGGCCGTGACCCCAAGATCGACGTGGCCCTGATCCAGGCAGAAGGCGCTGACGGTCTGCCGATGGTTGATCTCGGGGATTCGGACCAGATCGAGCCGGGCGACTGGGTGGTTGCCATCGGCAACCCGTTCGGTCTCGCCAACACGGTGACGCTCGGCATCGTGTCGGCCAAGGGCCGCGAGATCGGCATGAGCAACTATGACGATTTCATCCAGACCGATACAGCCATCAATCCGGGCAATTCCGGAGGGCCGTTGATCTCGCTCGACGGCCGGGTGGTCGGTGTCAATACGGCGATCAATGCCGCCGCGCAGGGGATCGGTTTCGCCATCCCCATCAACATCGTCAAGGATCTTCTCCCGCAACTGAAAGAGGGCCGGGTTCGCCGTGCCTGGCTCGGCGTGTTCATCCAGGCGATGGACAAGGATCTGGCCGAGGTGCTGGGGCTTCCGGAACCCAAGGGGGCGCTTGTTTCCCAGGTGGTGAAGGACTCGCCCGCCGACAAGGCCGGCATCAAGGACAAGGACGTGATCCTCAAGTTCAATAATCAGCCGGTGGAAAAACAGAGTGATCTGCCGCGGGTGGTTGCCCATTCGCCCATGGGCCAGAAGATGCCGGTCGAGGTGCTTCGTGACGGGAAGGTCCGTACGGTGGATGTGGTCCTGACGGAACTGAAGGATGATGGCTCGGTGGAAATGGGTGCTGGAGCCGATCAGGGCCCGGCCCCCACGGATGTTATCGGCATCGAGGTGCAGAACCTCACACCCGAGCTCCGTTCCCGTGCGGGTGTCGGACCGGATGTGGAGGGCGTGATCGTCACTTCCGTGAAGCCGGGCAGTGCAGCTTTCCAGGCCGGGATTCGTCCAGGTGATGTGGTTGTCGATGCAGGAAACCGGACTATCCGTAGCAGCAAGGATCTTGTGGATGCGGTCAAGGATGCCCGCCCGTCGGGCCGGATCATGGTGCGCCTGCTCCGGCAGGGACAGCCACGTTTGCTGGTGATCCGGCTGAAATAA
- a CDS encoding FKBP-type peptidyl-prolyl cis-trans isomerase yields MMEERAAKLAANAKPITMDEKEKSKWTVEESGLFWQTVKKGSGAEAQLGQKVSVHYTGRIWENGQLGDKFDSSLDRGQPFEFQLGQGQVIQGWDMGVKGMKVGEKRLLLIPAGLAYGERAMGPKIKAYSNLHFEVELLGVQ; encoded by the coding sequence ATGATGGAAGAACGGGCAGCCAAGCTCGCGGCCAATGCCAAGCCCATCACGATGGATGAAAAGGAAAAGTCCAAATGGACGGTCGAGGAAAGCGGTCTTTTCTGGCAGACCGTGAAGAAGGGTTCCGGCGCGGAGGCGCAACTGGGCCAGAAGGTGTCGGTCCACTATACCGGCAGGATCTGGGAAAACGGGCAGCTTGGTGACAAGTTCGACTCCTCCCTGGACCGCGGCCAGCCGTTCGAGTTCCAGCTCGGGCAGGGCCAGGTTATCCAGGGCTGGGACATGGGCGTGAAGGGGATGAAGGTGGGCGAAAAGCGCCTGCTGCTTATCCCGGCGGGGCTCGCCTACGGCGAACGGGCGATGGGCCCCAAGATCAAGGCCTACTCAAACCTCCATTTCGAGGTCGAGCTGCTCGGCGTCCAGTAA
- a CDS encoding SDR family NAD(P)-dependent oxidoreductase, whose translation MPKLNLSGLHVVVTGASSGIGEAVARELARAGAKLSLVARRKERLEALAAEARNLGAPSASVFPADLSRAGTAGPLGTGIEQAAGAVDILVNNAGISGGVSTFADANPKDLRDAIEVNFAAPVELARAVLPGMISRRKGVIVSVSSGFAFVAVPGSAIYCATKRALSMLDDVLRAETHGTGVGILSVYPGPVDTDMLRGTAKALGSDGLPPVPTGTPVELARKLREALEKGRDSLHYPAVYGVAPLLGPAAGPVLRRLGPQAVKILKRN comes from the coding sequence ATGCCCAAGCTCAACCTGTCCGGCCTGCATGTCGTTGTCACCGGTGCGTCGTCCGGAATAGGCGAGGCAGTGGCACGTGAACTGGCCCGAGCCGGAGCCAAGCTCTCGCTGGTGGCACGCCGGAAGGAGCGGCTGGAGGCACTCGCCGCCGAGGCCCGGAACCTGGGGGCTCCCTCGGCGTCCGTGTTCCCGGCGGATCTTTCCAGGGCGGGGACGGCCGGGCCCCTCGGCACCGGAATTGAGCAGGCCGCCGGAGCGGTTGATATTCTCGTTAATAATGCCGGGATTTCGGGCGGGGTTTCGACCTTTGCCGACGCGAACCCGAAAGATCTCCGCGACGCGATCGAGGTGAACTTCGCCGCGCCGGTGGAACTGGCCCGCGCCGTTCTGCCGGGAATGATCTCCCGCCGCAAGGGGGTGATCGTGTCGGTTTCATCGGGCTTTGCGTTCGTGGCCGTGCCGGGATCGGCGATCTACTGCGCGACCAAGCGGGCGCTGTCGATGCTGGACGACGTGCTTCGCGCCGAAACCCACGGGACGGGGGTCGGGATTCTCAGCGTTTATCCCGGTCCGGTTGATACGGACATGCTTCGCGGTACGGCGAAAGCCCTGGGTTCCGACGGCCTGCCGCCAGTGCCAACCGGAACCCCGGTGGAACTGGCCCGCAAGCTCCGCGAGGCGCTCGAAAAGGGCCGGGATTCGCTCCATTATCCGGCGGTTTATGGAGTCGCACCCCTTCTGGGTCCGGCCGCCGGGCCGGTGCTCCGCCGGCTGGGACCGCAAGCGGTGAAAATCCTCAAGCGGAACTAA
- a CDS encoding zinc dependent phospholipase C family protein: MNSGYRQHQEARGQLSKGYSRLWAVAAGIAAAVFLFPADAFAWGGGAHVYYGQSVLDQIGFVYASIRPVLERNPLAFIYGTVGADICVWKRTKKWDKHVHNWDVAFPLVERARTDVQRAFAWGYLAHLAADTVAHNYFVPTQLVKAWNQPNASHPYWEMRFDAPLLERLGPLALKAHDQHYREVDPWLESIIETPVLPFSANKSLFRGMLIANTHPKFIQWVQRQDRVSARQPDREMAERARHLALKATRDFFRNPDRAPALKNDPTGKDNLAAATGYRIALKRDGRLPAGAPGVDGRDMLGVEREFAATLAGW; the protein is encoded by the coding sequence TTGAACAGCGGTTATAGGCAGCATCAGGAGGCGAGGGGCCAGTTGTCGAAGGGATATTCGCGGCTATGGGCTGTCGCGGCTGGTATCGCCGCCGCTGTTTTCCTCTTCCCGGCCGATGCGTTCGCCTGGGGTGGCGGGGCGCATGTCTACTACGGCCAGTCGGTTCTGGACCAGATTGGATTCGTTTACGCTTCGATACGGCCGGTCCTGGAACGCAATCCGCTTGCCTTCATCTATGGGACGGTTGGCGCCGACATATGCGTCTGGAAGCGCACGAAGAAGTGGGACAAGCATGTGCACAACTGGGATGTTGCCTTCCCTCTGGTGGAGCGTGCCCGGACCGACGTGCAGCGCGCATTCGCGTGGGGCTACCTCGCGCATCTGGCCGCCGATACCGTCGCGCACAACTACTTCGTTCCCACCCAGCTCGTGAAGGCGTGGAACCAGCCCAATGCGTCACATCCATACTGGGAGATGCGTTTCGATGCGCCGCTTCTCGAAAGACTGGGCCCGCTGGCGCTCAAGGCCCACGACCAGCATTACCGCGAGGTCGATCCCTGGCTGGAGAGCATCATCGAGACGCCGGTGCTCCCGTTCTCGGCGAACAAGTCCCTGTTTCGCGGGATGCTGATTGCCAACACGCATCCGAAGTTCATCCAGTGGGTGCAACGGCAGGACCGTGTATCGGCCAGACAGCCCGACCGGGAGATGGCCGAGCGCGCACGGCATCTGGCGCTCAAGGCGACCCGCGATTTCTTCCGCAACCCCGACCGTGCCCCGGCGCTGAAGAACGACCCGACAGGCAAGGACAACCTTGCGGCGGCTACCGGCTACCGGATTGCGCTGAAGCGGGACGGCCGGCTGCCCGCCGGCGCTCCTGGTGTGGACGGCCGGGACATGCTGGGTGTCGAGCGGGAGTTTGCCGCGACACTGGCCGGATGGTGA
- a CDS encoding 3-dehydroquinate dehydratase, which translates to MPVARHTTGREKTASSRGRKSPPGGLRVLVLSGPNLNLLGKREPGIYGNLTLAEIIARLVAKGKKMGVRVSHFQSNHEGALIDRIQKSGPAVDGILFNPGGYTHTSVALRDALLAVGTPFVEVHLSDPEKREPFRRRSFFTDIAVAQVKGLGPGSYPEALDRLLAHLKTRPK; encoded by the coding sequence ATGCCGGTTGCCAGGCACACCACGGGCCGGGAAAAAACCGCCTCATCGCGCGGCCGCAAAAGTCCCCCTGGCGGCCTTCGCGTACTGGTTCTCAGCGGCCCTAACCTGAACCTCCTTGGAAAACGGGAACCCGGTATTTACGGAAACCTCACGCTGGCGGAGATAATCGCCCGCCTGGTGGCCAAGGGGAAAAAGATGGGCGTGAGGGTCTCCCACTTCCAGTCGAACCATGAAGGTGCGCTGATCGACCGGATTCAGAAATCCGGTCCTGCAGTGGACGGCATTCTGTTCAATCCGGGCGGCTATACCCACACGTCGGTGGCGCTCCGCGATGCACTGCTTGCGGTCGGAACACCGTTTGTTGAGGTTCATCTTTCCGACCCCGAAAAGCGGGAACCCTTCCGCCGCCGCTCTTTTTTCACCGACATCGCCGTGGCCCAGGTGAAGGGCCTCGGCCCCGGTTCCTATCCGGAAGCCCTCGACCGGTTGCTTGCACACCTCAAGACCCGCCCCAAATGA
- a CDS encoding EAL domain-containing protein has product MNLRSPHSNGSRLRPIIEKFDDPYPWSDAQKCLLVAALMLPVNLSIVASAWHALKVPDSAPFVDPVYLPVFLWMVTLSVALNFGVLTAGLVLRKVREPMNWLVHTTVQVFSLSISYLAYAIGLYTSPVGFAFVAALVGGGLVFNWKPIAGATASALVIGAGTTIASQAGFIPYAPLFRGPVVLDQHLTGWWLSRVASPALFVAVLCVSLFFHILSKWRTREDRLQAAYAELRDREEQLAAAYAELRESHGQLAQLEKAIATAQVGITITDLDGKIAYTNRAEAEMHGYRPEELLGQPVRILAPPVSARPMTKEELRRARTLRRESVNVRKNGSQFPVHLVSDVISDADGEPVGLVTISEDITSRKQIEEALRRSEERYALAIRGAADGIWDWDIERDEVFYSDRWKAMLGFEDHEIGSTPDDWLNRIHPDERESVKLRITAHLEGHTPQFECEYRALHKDGDYRWMLARGLAVRDERGNARRMAGSQTDITERSLLDPLTGLPNRTLFMDRLHRAFERASQPDRPPFALLLLGLNRFNNVNETLGRQVGDQLLFMVAARLQQRVGKGNSVARLGGDEFTILLEDLTEHGRVARVADQILEELKNPFKLYGRELFITGSIGIALYDGKAETPEVMLRDADTALRRAKRSGTGRHELFDADMRRVALTRFELESDLRRAVQRGELILEYQPIVQTRDSRVAGFEALVRWRHPVRGLLAPAEFISLAEETGQINAVGQWVLQEACRQMQIWYVRYPEQWPMSVSVNLSGIQFTQPDLVQRIDDVLRETRLDRRSLRMEITESVLMHDADSAALTLTRLKELGITLCMDDFGTGYSSLSYLNRFPFNTMKIDKSFVQKIGETESDIEIVRAMIDLAHNLRMDVVAEGVETEEQLLALAECGCDAIQGFYYYRPLSAIEAEKLLARRQGRPTVEVSSTTRKRLEE; this is encoded by the coding sequence TTGAACCTGCGCTCCCCCCATTCCAATGGCTCGCGCCTCAGGCCGATCATCGAGAAATTCGATGACCCGTATCCGTGGTCAGATGCTCAAAAATGCCTGCTGGTCGCAGCGCTCATGCTGCCGGTCAATCTCTCCATCGTTGCCTCGGCCTGGCACGCGCTGAAGGTTCCGGATTCCGCGCCATTCGTTGATCCCGTCTATCTGCCGGTATTCCTCTGGATGGTCACGCTGAGTGTCGCGCTGAACTTTGGTGTCCTGACGGCGGGTCTGGTGCTGAGAAAAGTACGCGAGCCCATGAACTGGCTTGTGCACACCACCGTTCAGGTGTTCTCTCTCTCGATTTCCTATCTCGCCTACGCCATCGGCCTGTATACGAGTCCGGTCGGCTTCGCGTTCGTGGCGGCGCTCGTGGGCGGCGGGCTTGTCTTCAACTGGAAACCCATTGCCGGCGCCACGGCATCCGCCCTCGTCATCGGGGCCGGAACCACCATCGCGTCCCAGGCGGGCTTTATTCCCTATGCGCCGCTGTTCCGCGGCCCGGTCGTACTCGACCAGCATCTGACCGGCTGGTGGCTGTCACGGGTGGCCTCTCCGGCGCTGTTCGTCGCCGTGCTATGTGTCTCGCTTTTTTTCCATATCCTATCCAAGTGGCGGACCCGTGAGGACCGGCTGCAGGCGGCTTACGCCGAACTCCGCGACCGGGAAGAGCAGCTTGCCGCCGCCTATGCCGAACTCCGCGAGTCGCATGGACAACTTGCCCAGCTCGAAAAGGCCATCGCCACCGCCCAGGTCGGCATCACCATCACCGATCTCGACGGCAAGATCGCCTACACCAACAGGGCCGAGGCGGAGATGCACGGCTACCGCCCGGAGGAACTGCTGGGCCAGCCCGTTCGTATCCTCGCCCCGCCCGTTTCCGCACGGCCGATGACGAAGGAGGAACTCCGTCGTGCCAGAACGCTACGCCGGGAAAGCGTGAACGTGCGGAAGAACGGTTCACAGTTCCCCGTGCATCTGGTCTCAGACGTCATCAGCGATGCGGACGGAGAGCCCGTGGGCCTTGTGACCATCTCGGAGGATATCACCAGCCGAAAACAGATCGAGGAAGCCCTGCGCCGGAGCGAGGAACGATATGCACTCGCCATCCGGGGCGCGGCCGACGGCATCTGGGACTGGGACATCGAACGCGACGAGGTTTTTTACTCCGACCGCTGGAAGGCGATGCTCGGCTTCGAGGATCACGAGATCGGCTCCACCCCGGACGACTGGCTGAACCGCATCCACCCCGACGAACGCGAAAGCGTGAAACTGAGGATTACGGCCCACCTTGAAGGCCATACGCCCCAGTTCGAATGTGAATACCGGGCTCTCCACAAGGACGGCGACTACCGTTGGATGCTGGCCCGCGGGCTAGCGGTGCGGGATGAGCGCGGCAACGCCCGCCGGATGGCCGGATCGCAAACCGACATCACCGAACGGAGCCTGCTGGATCCGCTCACCGGGCTCCCCAACCGGACGCTGTTTATGGACCGGCTTCACCGGGCGTTCGAGAGGGCATCGCAGCCGGACCGGCCGCCGTTCGCGCTCCTGCTCCTGGGCCTCAACCGGTTCAACAACGTCAACGAGACTCTCGGCCGTCAGGTGGGTGACCAGCTCCTGTTCATGGTCGCCGCACGTCTCCAGCAACGCGTCGGGAAAGGCAATTCCGTCGCCCGCCTGGGCGGAGACGAATTCACGATTCTCCTCGAAGACCTGACCGAACACGGCCGCGTGGCACGGGTGGCCGACCAGATCCTCGAGGAACTGAAAAACCCGTTCAAGCTGTATGGCCGGGAGCTGTTCATCACCGGCAGCATCGGCATCGCCCTGTACGACGGCAAGGCCGAAACGCCCGAGGTGATGCTGCGGGATGCCGACACGGCCCTTCGCCGCGCCAAGCGGTCCGGCACCGGCCGCCATGAACTGTTCGACGCTGACATGCGGCGCGTGGCGCTCACCCGGTTCGAGCTGGAATCGGACCTCCGCCGAGCGGTCCAGCGCGGGGAACTCATCCTCGAATACCAGCCGATCGTCCAGACCCGGGACAGCCGGGTGGCGGGGTTCGAGGCCCTGGTCCGCTGGCGCCATCCCGTTCGCGGCCTCCTGGCACCAGCGGAGTTCATCTCGCTTGCCGAGGAGACCGGCCAGATCAACGCCGTCGGACAGTGGGTTCTCCAGGAAGCCTGCCGCCAGATGCAGATCTGGTATGTCCGATACCCCGAGCAGTGGCCCATGTCCGTGAGCGTGAACCTTTCAGGGATCCAGTTTACGCAGCCCGACCTTGTGCAGCGGATCGACGATGTGCTTCGGGAAACCCGGCTCGACCGCAGGAGCCTGCGAATGGAGATTACCGAGAGCGTGCTGATGCACGATGCCGATTCGGCCGCGCTCACGCTGACCCGGCTGAAGGAGCTGGGCATCACGCTCTGCATGGACGACTTCGGGACCGGCTACTCGTCGCTGAGCTATCTCAACCGCTTTCCCTTCAACACGATGAAGATCGACAAGAGTTTCGTCCAGAAGATCGGCGAGACCGAGTCGGACATCGAGATCGTCCGCGCCATGATTGACCTCGCGCATAATCTCAGGATGGACGTGGTGGCCGAAGGGGTGGAGACCGAGGAACAACTTCTGGCGCTTGCCGAATGCGGGTGCGACGCGATCCAGGGGTTCTACTACTACCGGCCCCTCAGCGCCATTGAAGCTGAAAAGCTGCTTGCCCGGCGTCAGGGACGGCCTACGGTCGAGGTCAGCTCCACCACGCGCAAGCGGCTGGAGGAATAG
- a CDS encoding 1-acyl-sn-glycerol-3-phosphate acyltransferase, with protein sequence MVSISAIIRTFCLWVYLALWTPVCVTAAVILSMLDRLGWSPSMTYFGDFPTRHWSRGLLWAGNTTFERIGHLPEKASPFIIMSNHRSHLDGPALLVTLKPVSFRFLVKWELAYVPFIGAGFWAIGMVFVKRGNRESARKSIDNVVKRVARGGNVVVFPEGTRSRGLDGSEMLHFKKGGFIMAQKGGVPILPVGIAGSAEIYGHGWFARQWKGHIVINVGKPIETTGYSEDQIDALADCVRAEIGRLRAEAHVVWEQRAKELGLAVPALSGSSAAAVKTAA encoded by the coding sequence GTGGTCAGCATTTCCGCCATTATTCGCACATTCTGCCTGTGGGTTTACCTTGCCCTGTGGACGCCCGTATGCGTGACGGCGGCAGTCATTCTCAGCATGCTGGACAGGCTCGGGTGGTCGCCGTCGATGACCTATTTCGGTGACTTTCCGACGCGGCACTGGAGCCGGGGGCTGCTCTGGGCGGGCAACACGACCTTCGAGCGCATCGGTCACCTGCCGGAGAAAGCCTCGCCCTTCATCATCATGTCGAACCACCGCTCGCATCTGGACGGCCCGGCGCTGCTCGTCACACTGAAACCGGTCAGCTTCCGGTTCCTGGTGAAATGGGAACTGGCCTACGTGCCATTCATCGGCGCGGGTTTCTGGGCCATCGGGATGGTGTTCGTGAAGCGCGGCAACCGGGAGTCGGCCCGGAAATCCATTGATAACGTGGTGAAACGGGTCGCCCGCGGCGGGAACGTGGTCGTGTTCCCGGAGGGGACGCGGAGCCGCGGTCTGGACGGAAGCGAGATGCTCCACTTCAAGAAGGGTGGCTTCATCATGGCCCAGAAAGGCGGGGTTCCGATCCTGCCGGTGGGCATTGCGGGGTCGGCTGAAATCTACGGACACGGGTGGTTCGCCCGGCAGTGGAAGGGACACATCGTCATCAACGTGGGCAAACCGATCGAAACCACGGGTTATAGCGAAGACCAGATCGATGCCCTGGCTGACTGCGTGCGTGCGGAAATCGGGCGGCTCCGGGCTGAGGCCCACGTCGTGTGGGAGCAGCGGGCGAAGGAGCTGGGACTCGCGGTGCCGGCGCTCTCCGGCAGCTCCGCCGCTGCCGTCAAGACAGCGGCCTGA
- the lon gene encoding endopeptidase La, with product MKIFDQYFKSQGKLDPNSIPSEIPILPLRNSVLYPGAYIPLSVGRKKSVTLVEDALKKDKIIGVITQRSPMTEDPLWTDVYAYGTAAKIVKTFKVNQDTENLVVEGLVRFKIVEGLRTEPYHFARIEVIPDTVPQGYEAHIQAVVRNLKQAAQKAIELSPNIPDEAGQVIENVEDPNYLAYLIAGHINIAIDKRQEILETVDLMTRLQKVMTLLQNEVHVLELTQKINFEVRSEMDKNQREYYLREQLKAIRKELGESDDRADEMDELRAKIEKAGMPEDARTAADNELKRLSRMSPASSEYTVSRTYLDWLIDMPWSVTTKDTLEIKAAETILNEDHYGLDKVKRRILEYLAVRKLKPDMKGPILCLVGPPGVGKTSLGKSIARALDRKFVRMSLGGVRDEAEIRGHRRTYVGALPGKVVQGIKRAGSNNPVFILDEVDKVGADFRGDPSSALLEVLDPEQNNSFQDHYLDVPFDLSKVFFIATANQLDPIPAPLRDRMEVIEIPGYTSEEKLQIAKKYIVPRQMENHALTAGMLEITDDAINEVIHSYTREAGLRNFEREIASVCRAVAKEVASREEGAPSEKITVTPAELSKYLGQKKFTLDTAERLSTSGVATGLAWTPVGGDILFIEATIMSGKGNLQLTGQLGDVMKESAHAALSFVRANAARLGITEEVFQKNDIHIHVPAGAIPKDGPSAGVTMLAAITSLLTGRPVRSDTAMTGEITLRGQVLPVGGIKEKMLAARRAGIKRVVLCKRNEPDIMELDPQVKADMEFIFVSRMEELFQHVLVPEAEIPMLMKPPASPAAWWPTRIEAV from the coding sequence ATGAAAATATTCGACCAGTATTTCAAGAGCCAGGGCAAGCTGGATCCCAATTCCATTCCGTCGGAAATCCCGATCCTGCCGCTCCGTAACTCGGTCCTTTATCCGGGAGCCTACATTCCGCTCTCGGTGGGGCGGAAGAAGTCTGTCACGCTGGTCGAGGACGCCCTCAAGAAGGACAAGATCATCGGTGTCATCACGCAGCGGTCGCCCATGACCGAAGACCCACTCTGGACCGATGTATACGCCTACGGAACAGCCGCGAAAATCGTGAAGACCTTCAAGGTCAACCAGGATACCGAGAACCTCGTGGTCGAAGGGCTCGTGCGGTTCAAGATCGTCGAGGGACTCCGGACCGAGCCGTACCACTTCGCCCGGATCGAGGTGATTCCCGACACGGTGCCGCAGGGCTACGAGGCTCATATCCAGGCCGTCGTGCGGAACCTCAAGCAGGCCGCGCAGAAGGCCATCGAGCTGTCGCCGAACATTCCGGACGAGGCCGGACAGGTGATTGAGAACGTCGAGGATCCGAACTACCTCGCCTATCTCATTGCCGGGCATATCAACATCGCCATCGACAAGCGGCAGGAGATTCTGGAGACCGTGGACCTGATGACCCGGCTCCAGAAGGTGATGACGCTGCTTCAGAATGAAGTGCATGTCCTCGAACTGACCCAGAAGATCAACTTCGAGGTCCGCTCGGAGATGGATAAGAATCAGCGGGAGTACTACCTGCGCGAGCAGCTCAAGGCGATCCGCAAGGAACTGGGCGAGAGCGACGACCGCGCCGACGAGATGGACGAGCTCCGGGCCAAGATCGAAAAGGCCGGGATGCCGGAAGACGCCCGCACGGCGGCCGATAATGAACTGAAGCGCCTGTCGCGGATGTCGCCGGCCTCCAGTGAATATACCGTCAGCCGGACGTACCTCGACTGGCTCATCGACATGCCGTGGAGCGTGACGACTAAGGACACCCTTGAGATCAAGGCTGCCGAGACGATCCTGAACGAGGACCACTACGGCCTCGACAAGGTAAAGCGGCGCATTCTGGAATACCTGGCTGTCCGCAAGCTGAAACCCGACATGAAGGGTCCGATCCTGTGTCTGGTAGGGCCGCCGGGCGTCGGAAAGACCTCGCTTGGCAAGTCGATCGCCCGGGCGCTCGACCGGAAGTTCGTCCGGATGTCGCTGGGCGGCGTCCGCGACGAGGCGGAGATACGGGGCCACCGGCGGACCTATGTCGGGGCGCTGCCCGGCAAGGTTGTTCAGGGGATCAAGCGGGCCGGTTCGAATAACCCGGTCTTCATCCTGGACGAGGTGGACAAGGTTGGCGCCGACTTCCGGGGCGATCCGTCTTCGGCGCTTCTGGAAGTGCTCGACCCCGAGCAGAACAACTCGTTCCAGGATCACTATCTGGACGTTCCGTTCGACCTGTCGAAGGTGTTTTTCATCGCGACGGCAAACCAGCTCGACCCGATTCCGGCTCCGCTCAGGGACCGCATGGAGGTGATCGAGATTCCCGGTTACACGTCCGAGGAGAAGCTCCAGATCGCGAAGAAATACATCGTCCCGCGGCAGATGGAGAATCACGCCCTCACTGCCGGCATGCTGGAGATCACCGACGATGCCATCAACGAGGTGATCCACTCCTACACCCGGGAAGCCGGGCTGAGGAACTTCGAGCGGGAAATCGCCTCGGTCTGCCGTGCAGTCGCCAAGGAAGTAGCGAGCCGCGAGGAAGGCGCTCCATCCGAAAAGATCACCGTCACCCCGGCGGAGCTGAGCAAGTATCTCGGCCAGAAGAAGTTCACCCTTGATACGGCCGAGCGGCTGTCAACCAGCGGCGTGGCGACGGGCCTCGCCTGGACGCCGGTGGGCGGCGACATTCTGTTCATCGAGGCGACGATCATGTCCGGCAAGGGAAATCTCCAGCTGACCGGACAGCTGGGCGACGTGATGAAGGAGTCGGCGCATGCGGCCCTGTCGTTCGTCCGTGCCAATGCAGCACGTCTGGGGATTACTGAAGAGGTGTTCCAGAAAAACGACATTCACATTCACGTGCCGGCGGGCGCGATCCCGAAGGATGGCCCATCGGCCGGCGTGACGATGCTGGCGGCAATCACTTCGCTGCTGACCGGCCGCCCCGTGCGGAGCGATACCGCCATGACGGGCGAGATCACGCTGCGCGGGCAGGTGCTCCCGGTGGGCGGCATCAAGGAAAAGATGCTCGCCGCCCGGCGCGCAGGCATCAAGCGGGTCGTCCTGTGCAAGCGGAACGAGCCGGATATCATGGAACTGGATCCGCAGGTCAAGGCGGATATGGAGTTCATCTTCGTGAGCCGGATGGAAGAGCTGTTCCAGCACGTGCTGGTGCCCGAGGCAGAAATCCCGATGCTTATGAAACCGCCCGCCAGCCCGGCGGCCTGGTGGCCGACCCGCATCGAGGCGGTCTAA